In a single window of the Amycolatopsis sp. cg5 genome:
- a CDS encoding FAD-dependent monooxygenase, which yields MKKRVLISGASVAGPSVAYWLHRYGFETTVVERAPELRPGGSAVDFRGAQVEILRQMGVLDEIKAHETGMGEVTVVDRDGQPLLKMPGEFMSGEVEIMRGDLARVLYDATRENTEYVFGDWITGMTETATGVDVTFARGEDRTFDFVIGADGAHSGVRALLFGPEEQFATHGGCYLAGYSGTNRLGLDRTGVWYNEPGRGVMVTSYGVGFAFTSDVLSYDRQDIEQQKKLVHERFVDVGWKTPELLEDLHDANDLYFAAVGQIHLDRWHHGRVALVGDAAWSAGPGGSGTGTAMLGAYVLAGELATQADHREAFAEFERQLRPSAKIGHGQAKRAGSFLAPGSRSGIWQRNLMCKVMFAGPIGAWFNKMTMRSSDIVKLKKYA from the coding sequence ATGAAGAAGCGAGTTCTGATCTCCGGGGCCAGCGTCGCCGGGCCGTCCGTCGCCTACTGGCTGCACCGCTACGGCTTCGAGACCACGGTCGTCGAGCGGGCGCCGGAACTGCGCCCCGGCGGCTCGGCCGTCGACTTCCGCGGCGCGCAGGTCGAGATCCTGCGCCAGATGGGCGTGCTGGACGAGATCAAGGCCCACGAGACCGGGATGGGTGAGGTCACCGTCGTCGACCGCGACGGGCAGCCGCTGCTCAAGATGCCCGGCGAGTTCATGAGCGGCGAGGTCGAGATCATGCGCGGCGACCTGGCCCGCGTGCTCTACGACGCGACCCGCGAGAACACCGAGTACGTCTTCGGCGACTGGATCACCGGGATGACCGAAACGGCGACCGGCGTCGACGTGACCTTCGCACGCGGCGAGGACCGCACGTTCGACTTCGTGATCGGCGCCGACGGCGCGCACTCCGGGGTCCGCGCGCTGCTCTTCGGCCCGGAGGAGCAGTTCGCCACGCACGGTGGCTGTTATCTGGCCGGTTACAGCGGGACCAACCGGCTCGGCCTCGACCGCACCGGGGTTTGGTACAACGAGCCGGGCCGGGGCGTGATGGTCACCTCGTACGGCGTCGGCTTCGCGTTCACCTCGGACGTGCTGTCCTACGACCGGCAGGACATCGAGCAGCAGAAGAAGCTCGTGCACGAGCGGTTCGTCGATGTCGGCTGGAAGACGCCCGAGCTGCTGGAAGACTTGCACGACGCGAACGACCTGTACTTCGCGGCAGTCGGCCAGATCCACCTCGACCGCTGGCACCACGGCCGGGTCGCGCTCGTCGGCGACGCGGCGTGGTCGGCGGGCCCGGGTGGCTCCGGGACGGGCACGGCGATGCTCGGCGCGTACGTGCTCGCCGGTGAGCTGGCCACCCAGGCTGACCACCGCGAGGCGTTCGCCGAGTTCGAGCGGCAGCTGCGGCCGTCGGCGAAGATCGGGCACGGGCAGGCGAAGCGGGCCGGCAGTTTTTTGGCACCGGGGTCACGCTCGGGGATCTGGCAGCGCAACCTGATGTGCAAGGTCATGTTCGCAGGCCCGATCGGGGCCTGGTTCAACAAGATGACCATGCGGTCCTCGGACATCGTCAAGCTGAAGAAATACGCGTGA
- a CDS encoding nuclear transport factor 2 family protein: MNFESYLTYVAAFNSQDWKRVHTEFYTPDVVIDFPVARFDNAADSLTWFEKAHESIFETLIVRTFRTDGHTLVVDLDVQFILLADTPMSPRGPAGRAGDNFEVPMLAVYDIAPDGRIARLTVTFEV; encoded by the coding sequence GTGAACTTCGAGAGCTACCTGACCTACGTCGCGGCCTTCAACAGCCAGGACTGGAAGCGGGTGCACACCGAGTTCTACACCCCCGACGTGGTCATCGACTTCCCGGTGGCCCGCTTCGACAACGCGGCCGACTCGCTCACCTGGTTCGAAAAAGCACACGAGTCGATCTTCGAGACGCTGATCGTGCGCACCTTCCGCACCGACGGCCACACGCTGGTCGTCGACCTCGACGTCCAGTTCATCCTGCTCGCCGACACCCCGATGTCGCCGCGGGGTCCGGCGGGCCGCGCCGGCGACAACTTCGAGGTGCCGATGCTCGCGGTCTACGACATCGCGCCCGACGGCCGCATCGCGCGGCTGACCGTCACCTTCGAGGTCTGA
- a CDS encoding beta-ketoacyl synthase N-terminal-like domain-containing protein gives MTHGIAITGVALATGFGLSAEDTWRRVARGETAVHAAGRFGGAYVAELTEQDTLWALAQRLPVDDLPPGTGITLGTNGAPETAWLTGFPYAALDPIVAKLGIDGPRAVFGTGCVASANALCHAVDLLRAGRVPAMLVGGIDLLNVTTMATFSSWKALDAAPSGPYSRSGGVNLGEGAAFLLLEADPGDKEVIAYVNGYGMTADAFHITAPPPSGEGLFRAMRQALRDAGVTPAEVDYVNGHGTGTPANDRAELTALRSLFGSGGPPLSSSKPQLGHTLGAAGVVEAAITAFAIRDAELPPTINVDPERMPGWDVVPGTARPAKVDVAVTNSIAFGGANCVLVLGSKPAADPGFPAREVSTVGGAVVPDAEAARGNFPRAYASRVDELGALALAAAHLAWADAGYTAENRPEPEHAGLVFATASGPLATIEELHAAQDRDELHLISPVTAPNIVASVTAGYVSLTLGLKGPLSAVTSGQASEEIALDHATNLLTTGRADVMLVVTADERGPGARARVLRGEPS, from the coding sequence ATGACACACGGCATCGCGATCACCGGCGTAGCGCTCGCGACCGGGTTCGGCCTGAGCGCCGAGGACACCTGGCGCCGCGTCGCGCGCGGTGAGACCGCCGTGCACGCGGCGGGCCGGTTCGGCGGCGCGTACGTCGCGGAGCTCACCGAGCAGGACACGCTGTGGGCGCTCGCGCAGCGGCTGCCCGTCGACGACCTGCCGCCGGGCACCGGCATCACGCTGGGCACCAACGGCGCGCCGGAGACCGCGTGGCTGACCGGTTTCCCTTACGCCGCACTGGATCCGATCGTGGCGAAGCTCGGCATCGACGGCCCGCGCGCCGTCTTCGGCACCGGCTGCGTCGCGAGCGCCAACGCGCTCTGCCATGCCGTCGACCTGCTGCGCGCCGGCCGCGTGCCCGCGATGCTGGTCGGCGGGATCGACCTGCTCAACGTCACCACGATGGCGACCTTCAGCAGCTGGAAGGCGCTCGACGCGGCGCCGTCGGGGCCGTATTCGCGCAGCGGCGGCGTCAACCTCGGTGAAGGCGCGGCGTTCCTGCTGCTGGAGGCCGACCCCGGCGACAAGGAGGTCATCGCCTACGTCAACGGCTACGGGATGACCGCCGACGCGTTCCACATCACCGCGCCGCCGCCCAGCGGGGAAGGCCTGTTCCGCGCCATGCGCCAGGCGCTGCGCGACGCGGGCGTCACCCCGGCCGAGGTCGACTACGTCAACGGCCACGGCACCGGCACGCCGGCCAACGACCGCGCGGAACTGACCGCGCTGCGGTCGCTCTTCGGCTCCGGCGGGCCGCCGCTCAGCAGCTCGAAGCCGCAGCTGGGGCACACACTCGGCGCGGCGGGCGTGGTCGAAGCCGCGATCACGGCGTTCGCCATCCGTGACGCGGAACTGCCGCCGACGATCAACGTCGATCCCGAGCGCATGCCCGGCTGGGACGTCGTGCCCGGCACCGCGCGCCCCGCGAAGGTCGACGTCGCCGTCACCAACTCGATCGCGTTCGGCGGCGCGAACTGCGTGCTCGTGCTGGGTTCCAAGCCAGCGGCCGACCCCGGCTTCCCGGCTCGCGAAGTGTCCACTGTGGGCGGTGCGGTGGTGCCGGACGCCGAGGCGGCGCGGGGCAACTTCCCGCGCGCGTACGCGTCGCGCGTCGACGAACTCGGCGCGCTGGCGCTGGCCGCGGCCCATCTCGCCTGGGCGGACGCGGGCTACACGGCCGAAAACCGGCCCGAGCCCGAGCACGCGGGGCTGGTGTTCGCCACCGCGAGCGGACCGCTCGCGACCATCGAAGAGCTGCACGCCGCGCAGGACCGCGACGAGCTGCACCTGATCAGCCCCGTGACCGCGCCGAACATCGTCGCGAGCGTGACCGCGGGCTACGTCTCACTGACGCTCGGCCTGAAGGGCCCGCTTTCGGCCGTGACGTCCGGGCAGGCCTCGGAAGAGATCGCACTCGACCACGCGACGAACCTGCTGACGACCGGCCGGGCCGACGTCATGCTCGTGGTCACCGCCGACGAGCGCGGCCCCGGCGCCCGCGCCCGCGTGCTCAGAGGAGAACCGTCGTGA
- a CDS encoding long-chain fatty acid--CoA ligase: MRRHAELDPGAALTGGAPGDRPWCVRWDLLAAAERDRLIAHSAPSLDIKTSGSTGEATTWRRTREQLVSEAGMLAGLWCGRRIDAVLAFAPPAHLYGMLTTVLVPAMLGVPVWYQPGFDVGMPEISPRGLGVGAIPWTFRILARHPEFLSTVDELSILHSTATLPPEARDLPAPDDVLITEIFGSTETGGIAHRDGEDAPWTLFDDVKLLGADSGEVPLVVAGPRLAGELTEWRTDDFVEVVDARRFRFLGRRGRLCKINGLRVDLDTVQRELAERVPCEDLACFPVRDTLRGESFTVRVVGTAPELPQAVRAAAKELGLNPQSVELVERIDRSETGKLRA, translated from the coding sequence GTGAGGCGCCACGCCGAACTCGATCCCGGCGCCGCGCTCACCGGCGGCGCGCCGGGCGACCGGCCGTGGTGCGTGCGCTGGGACCTGCTGGCCGCGGCCGAGCGCGATCGGCTCATCGCGCACAGCGCGCCTTCGCTCGACATCAAGACCTCGGGGTCGACCGGCGAGGCGACGACGTGGCGGCGTACCCGCGAGCAGCTGGTCTCCGAGGCCGGGATGCTGGCCGGGCTGTGGTGCGGCCGCCGGATCGACGCGGTGCTCGCGTTCGCGCCACCGGCGCACCTCTACGGCATGCTCACCACCGTGCTCGTGCCCGCCATGCTGGGCGTGCCGGTCTGGTACCAGCCGGGCTTCGACGTCGGCATGCCCGAGATCAGCCCGCGCGGCCTCGGCGTCGGCGCGATCCCGTGGACCTTCCGGATCTTGGCGAGGCATCCCGAGTTCTTGTCCACTGTGGACGAGCTGTCGATACTGCACAGCACCGCGACGCTCCCGCCGGAGGCCCGTGACCTGCCCGCGCCCGATGACGTGCTGATCACCGAGATCTTCGGGTCGACCGAGACCGGCGGCATCGCCCATCGCGACGGCGAGGACGCGCCGTGGACGCTGTTCGACGACGTCAAGCTGCTCGGCGCCGACAGCGGCGAGGTCCCGCTGGTCGTGGCGGGTCCCCGGCTCGCCGGTGAGCTGACCGAATGGCGTACCGACGACTTCGTCGAGGTCGTCGACGCGCGGCGGTTCCGGTTCCTGGGCAGGCGCGGACGGCTGTGCAAGATCAACGGCCTGCGGGTCGACCTCGACACCGTGCAGCGCGAGCTGGCCGAGCGCGTGCCCTGCGAGGACCTGGCGTGTTTCCCCGTGCGGGACACGCTGCGCGGCGAGAGCTTCACCGTGCGGGTGGTCGGGACGGCCCCGGAGCTGCCGCAGGCCGTGCGCGCCGCGGCGAAGGAGCTCGGGCTGAACCCGCAGTCCGTGGAGCTGGTCGAGCGGATCGACCGCAGCGAGACAGGGAAACTACGCGCATGA
- a CDS encoding aromatic amino acid lyase: MRLTLGDDTLTVSGVAFAARNESRFGLSAEAAVRMADSVALRDELIATNRPVYGVTTGFGDSARFQLNPRRTAELQRNLVRYHLNGTGAHAAPEVVRATMLIRANCLARGYSGIRREVVDLLVDCLRHDILPLIPERGSVGASGDLVPLCYLADMLTGEGEVMFKQARWQAADALRACGLKPATYEAKEGLALINGTSFMSGFAALAAHDAAELARVAELCTALAAEALLGNRGHYHPAIHRQKPHRGQVLSAQRIHGMLAGSYLCTDDNPVLEPHAAVEEREMLTLNRSIQDRYSLRCAPHVIGVLRDTLGWVSEWIEVEINSTNDNPLFDAGTGEVHNGGNFYGGHVGQAMDSLKVAVASVGDLLDRQLALLVDDKFNAGLPPNLTPLAETGLHHGFKGMQLACSALAAEALSLTGPSTSFSRSTESHNQDKVSMGTIAARGARTVNELVTEISAIVLLATCQAADLRGRELLGEGTRAAHRLLREHVPFLHHDRRLDGDLAKVAELIAAGAFTPPEEADA; encoded by the coding sequence ATGCGCCTCACTCTGGGCGACGACACGCTGACCGTCTCCGGCGTTGCGTTCGCGGCACGGAACGAATCCCGCTTCGGCCTCTCGGCCGAAGCCGCCGTCCGGATGGCCGATTCCGTCGCGCTTCGCGACGAGCTGATCGCCACGAACCGGCCGGTTTACGGCGTGACGACCGGGTTCGGCGACAGCGCCAGGTTCCAGCTCAACCCGCGCCGCACCGCCGAGCTCCAGCGCAACCTGGTCCGCTACCACCTCAACGGCACCGGCGCGCACGCCGCGCCGGAGGTGGTCCGCGCGACCATGCTGATCAGGGCGAACTGCCTGGCCCGCGGGTACTCCGGCATCCGCCGCGAGGTGGTCGACCTGCTCGTCGACTGCCTGCGCCACGACATCCTCCCGCTGATCCCCGAACGCGGGTCGGTCGGCGCGAGCGGTGATCTCGTGCCGCTGTGCTATCTCGCCGACATGCTGACCGGTGAGGGCGAGGTGATGTTCAAGCAGGCCAGGTGGCAGGCGGCGGACGCGTTGCGCGCCTGCGGCCTCAAACCCGCCACGTACGAGGCGAAAGAGGGCCTCGCGCTGATCAACGGCACCTCGTTCATGTCGGGGTTCGCCGCGCTCGCCGCGCACGACGCCGCCGAGCTCGCGCGCGTGGCCGAACTGTGCACCGCGCTGGCCGCGGAAGCGCTGCTCGGCAATCGGGGGCATTACCACCCCGCCATTCACCGGCAGAAACCGCATCGCGGGCAAGTCCTTTCGGCGCAACGGATTCACGGCATGCTGGCGGGTTCGTACCTCTGCACGGACGACAACCCGGTACTCGAACCGCATGCCGCCGTTGAAGAACGCGAGATGCTGACGTTGAACCGCTCCATCCAGGACCGGTATTCGCTGCGCTGCGCGCCGCACGTGATCGGCGTGCTTCGTGACACACTCGGCTGGGTGAGCGAGTGGATCGAGGTCGAGATCAACTCCACGAACGACAATCCGCTCTTCGACGCGGGAACCGGCGAGGTGCACAACGGCGGCAACTTCTACGGCGGGCACGTCGGCCAGGCGATGGATTCGCTGAAGGTGGCCGTCGCGAGCGTCGGCGACCTGCTGGACCGCCAGCTGGCGCTGCTGGTCGACGACAAGTTCAACGCCGGCCTGCCGCCCAATCTCACGCCGCTGGCCGAGACGGGGCTGCACCACGGCTTCAAGGGCATGCAGCTGGCCTGCTCCGCGCTGGCCGCCGAAGCGCTCAGCCTGACCGGCCCGTCGACCTCGTTCTCCCGCTCGACCGAGTCGCACAACCAGGACAAGGTCAGCATGGGCACCATCGCCGCCCGCGGTGCGCGCACGGTGAACGAGCTGGTCACCGAGATCTCCGCGATCGTGCTGCTGGCCACCTGCCAGGCGGCCGACCTGCGCGGGCGCGAGCTGCTCGGCGAAGGCACCCGCGCCGCGCACCGGCTGCTGCGCGAGCACGTGCCGTTCCTGCACCACGACCGGCGGCTCGACGGCGACCTGGCGAAGGTCGCCGAGCTGATCGCGGCCGGCGCCTTCACCCCACCAGAGGAAGCCGATGCCTGA
- a CDS encoding MAB_1171c family putative transporter → MITGLLDTLEVATVVGLWTAGLIRVPSAIRSRRARLWAVTLLLEALSMTFAQPAIGRWVNAFTGIPNVESLLKHGLTALFDAAILHIMLVVVGRDSRLNRRRVLISALITVAAMTVLFGFATSSAGPYFLPKTVSFSPLISYWLVYLSYVCAISTIAMWVFWRYNLRAGSRLLRVSLKLITVCFGAGIGYAVLRTVLLFSPQTPIVAAMRLIMYTGLLAFVAGSILSACPDYARTARGYRALWTLYPLWRAVYEAVPHIALIKPRGRVRELAFGSLNLRLYRRVIEIRDGLITLRDYLPASVLDRARAYAGGDSAVATACSVAVACRSKLDGAEPCADPATDLFDGEELPDRASEIEWLCTVSRAYDSAAVREFLDLGRERSGRLEPPGTLTSPLF, encoded by the coding sequence ATGATCACCGGGCTGCTCGACACCCTCGAGGTCGCCACGGTCGTCGGCCTGTGGACGGCGGGCCTGATCCGGGTCCCCTCGGCGATCCGCTCGCGTCGCGCCAGGCTGTGGGCGGTCACGCTGCTGCTGGAAGCGCTTTCGATGACGTTCGCCCAGCCCGCGATCGGGCGCTGGGTCAACGCCTTCACCGGCATCCCCAACGTGGAAAGCCTGCTCAAGCACGGGCTGACCGCGTTGTTCGACGCGGCCATCCTGCACATCATGCTCGTGGTGGTCGGCCGGGACTCCCGGCTCAACCGCAGGCGGGTGCTGATCAGCGCGCTCATCACGGTCGCCGCGATGACCGTCCTGTTCGGCTTCGCGACGTCTTCGGCAGGCCCGTACTTCCTGCCGAAGACGGTGAGCTTCTCGCCGCTGATCTCGTACTGGCTGGTCTACCTGTCGTACGTCTGCGCGATCAGCACGATCGCGATGTGGGTGTTCTGGCGGTACAACCTGCGCGCGGGCTCGCGGCTGCTGCGGGTCAGCCTGAAGCTGATCACCGTCTGTTTCGGCGCGGGCATCGGGTACGCGGTGCTGCGGACGGTGCTGCTGTTCTCTCCGCAGACGCCGATCGTGGCGGCGATGCGGCTGATCATGTACACGGGCCTGCTGGCGTTCGTGGCGGGCAGCATCCTTTCGGCCTGCCCCGACTACGCGCGGACCGCGCGCGGCTACCGTGCACTGTGGACGCTCTACCCGCTGTGGCGCGCGGTGTACGAGGCCGTGCCGCACATCGCGCTGATCAAGCCGCGCGGTCGGGTGCGGGAACTCGCCTTCGGCTCGCTGAACCTGCGGCTGTACCGGCGGGTGATCGAAATCCGGGACGGGCTGATCACGCTGCGGGACTACCTGCCTGCTTCGGTACTGGACCGGGCGCGCGCGTACGCGGGCGGCGACAGCGCGGTGGCGACGGCGTGCAGTGTCGCCGTGGCGTGCCGGTCGAAGCTGGACGGCGCCGAGCCGTGCGCCGACCCGGCGACGGACCTGTTCGACGGCGAAGAGCTCCCGGACCGGGCCTCGGAGATCGAGTGGCTGTGCACGGTCTCGCGGGCCTACGACTCCGCGGCGGTCCGCGAATTCCTGGACCTGGGTCGTGAGCGTTCCGGGCGGTTAGAACCGCCCGGAACGCTCACGAGCCCATTGTTTTGA